From Nicotiana tabacum cultivar K326 chromosome 22, ASM71507v2, whole genome shotgun sequence, one genomic window encodes:
- the LOC107800026 gene encoding serine/threonine-protein kinase-like protein At3g51990: MGYLSCKAESSISISNSQKTHNQEKEKPIKIQEFNYRDLEAATNGFSDQKLLGRGSHGLVYKGILRNGRLVAVKRSSRGAPRFSTDNCNEVENEIDILSKLQSPRLVNLVGVSTDSHDRLLVVEFMSNGTLYDVLHSNSRSISWGRRIKLALQTAKAVDILHSLSPPVIHRDIKSANVLIDRNFNARLGDFGLALRCHLDDFRLRSTPPAGTMGYLDPCYVTPDNLSTKTDVFSFGILLLEIISGRKAIDVVYSPPSIVDWAIPLIKRGKLLAVYDPRIPPPKDPLVRKQLAIVAAKCVRTCRERRPTMKEVVECLSGLSKLVPLHSWNGFTNPCLMVETVGRPVESKTSQLNLRRKERDLDGGDARLATPLRNSQRVYSDLGFRSNLMDLMSGNDGQSEFRGDGDGVEPKANSISRALSCRYVSGSVVGRRNNESLVHSNGRGGTSRLRRNNSVGEHSDRD, translated from the coding sequence atgGGTTATCTATCATGTAAAGCTGAATCTTCCATCTCAATTTCCAATTCTCAGAAAACCCATAATCAGGAAAAGGAGAAACCCATCAAAATTCAGGAGTTTAACTACAGGGATCTTGAAGCTGCCACTAATGGTTTCTCTGACCAAAAGCTTCTTGGTAGGGGCAGCCATGGACTTGTCTATAAAGGAATACTTCGAAATGGCCGTCTTGTAGCTGTCAAAAGGTCTTCTAGAGGTGCCCCAAGATTCAGCACAGATAATTGTAATGAGGTAGAGAATGAAATTGATATTCTTTCCAAATTGCAAAGTCCAAGATTGGTTAATCTTGTTGGTGTTAGTACTGATTCTCATGACAGGCTTTTGGTTGTTGAGTTTATGTCTAATGGTACACTTTATGATGTCCTTCACTCCAATTCTCGTTCAATTAGTTGGGGGAGGAGGATAAAGTTAGCTTTACAAACTGCTAAAGCTGTTGATATTCTCCATTCTTTGAGCCCTCCTGTAATTCATCGCGATATTAAGTCTGCTAATGTATTGATAGACAGGAATTTTAATGCAcgtttaggtgattttgggttagCGTTAAGGTGTCATCTTGATGATTTTAGGTTGAGGTCTACTCCTCCTGCAGGTACAATGGGTTATCTTGATCCATGTTATGTGACTCCTGATAATTTGAGCACCAAGACTGATGTTTTCAGTTttgggattttgttgttggagaTTATTAGTGGGAGGAAGGCTATTGATGTAGTGTATTCGCCGCCTTCTATTGTGGATTGGGCCATTCCTTTGATTAAGAGAGGGAAGCTGTTGGCTGTGTACGATCCGAGGATTCCACCTCCCAAGGATCCTTTGGTGAGAAAGCAATTGGCAATTGTGGCTGCTAAATGTGTGAGGACTTGTAGGGAGAGGCGGCCAACAATGAAGGAGGTTGTTGAATGTTTGAGTGGGTTGAGTAAGTTGGTGCCCTTACATTCTTGGAATGGTTTTACCAATCCTTGTTTGATGGTTGAGACCGTGGGGCGACCTGTGGAGTCGAAAACAAGCCAGTTGAACTtgaggagaaaagaaagagattTGGATGGTGGAGATGCTAGACTTGCAACGCCACTCAGGAATTCCCAGAGGGTTTACTCTGACTTGGGGTTCCGCAGCAATTTGATGGACTTAATGTCTGGAAATGATGGGCAGTCTGAATTTCGGGGAGATGGTGATGGGGTTGAACCTAAGGCGAACTCTATCAGTAGAGCTTTGAGCTGCAGATATGTAAGCGGCTCAGTTGTTGGTAGAAGAAACAATGAGTCTTTAGTTCACAGCAATGGTAGAGGAGGTACATCACGTTTGAGAAGAAACAATTCAGTTGGTGAGCATTCAGATAGGGATTAA